One genomic window of Pseudomonas aeruginosa includes the following:
- the rodA gene encoding rod shape-determining protein RodA, whose product MRRRASLLQRLHIDGILLLLLLILGATGLFVLYSASGKSWDMLMKQATSFGLGLGMMVVIAQIEPRFMARWVPLGYLVGVALLVVVDVIGHDAKGATRWINIPGVIRFQPSEFMKLLMPMTVAWYLSKRNLPPGLKHMVISLAIIITPFVLILKQPDLGTAMLILASGGFVLFVGGLRWRWIVGAVSAAVPIAVAMWFFIMHDYQKQRVLTFLDPESDPLGTGWNIIQSKAAIGSGGVFGKGWLLGTQSHLDFLPESHTDFIIAVLGEEFGLVGVCLLLVLYLLLISRGLVITAQAQTLYGKLLAGGITMTFFVYVFVNIGMVSGLLPVVGVPLPFISYGGTSLVTLLSGFGVLMSIHTHRKWIAQV is encoded by the coding sequence ATGCGCCGGCGCGCCAGCCTGTTGCAGCGCCTGCACATCGACGGGATTCTCCTGCTGCTGTTGCTGATCCTCGGCGCCACCGGCCTGTTCGTCCTCTATTCGGCGAGCGGCAAGAGCTGGGACATGCTGATGAAGCAGGCCACCTCGTTCGGCCTGGGACTGGGCATGATGGTGGTCATCGCCCAGATCGAGCCGCGCTTCATGGCCCGCTGGGTGCCGCTGGGCTACCTGGTGGGGGTCGCGCTGCTGGTGGTGGTCGACGTGATCGGCCACGACGCCAAGGGGGCGACGCGCTGGATCAACATCCCCGGGGTGATCCGCTTCCAGCCCTCGGAGTTCATGAAGCTGCTGATGCCGATGACGGTGGCCTGGTACCTGTCCAAGCGCAACCTGCCGCCGGGGCTCAAGCACATGGTGATCAGCCTGGCGATCATCATCACCCCGTTCGTGCTGATCCTGAAACAGCCCGACCTCGGCACCGCCATGCTGATCCTCGCTTCCGGCGGCTTCGTGCTGTTCGTCGGCGGCCTGCGCTGGCGCTGGATCGTCGGCGCGGTGTCGGCGGCGGTGCCGATCGCCGTGGCGATGTGGTTCTTCATCATGCACGACTACCAGAAACAGCGGGTGCTGACCTTCCTCGACCCGGAAAGCGACCCGCTGGGCACCGGCTGGAACATCATCCAGTCTAAGGCGGCCATCGGTTCCGGCGGGGTATTCGGCAAGGGCTGGCTGCTGGGCACCCAGTCGCACCTGGATTTTTTGCCGGAAAGCCATACCGACTTTATCATTGCGGTCCTCGGCGAGGAGTTCGGCCTGGTCGGCGTCTGCCTGCTGCTGGTGCTCTACCTGCTGCTGATCAGTCGTGGCCTGGTGATCACCGCCCAGGCGCAGACGCTCTACGGCAAACTGCTGGCCGGTGGCATCACCATGACGTTTTTCGTTTATGTCTTCGTGAATATCGGTATGGTGAGCGGGTTGTTGCCGGTGGTGGGGGTACCGCTGCCTTTCATTAGTTATGGCGGAACTTCGCTGGTTACCCTGTTGTCAGGGTTCGGGGTTCTGATGTCGATCCATACCCATCGGAAGTGGATCGCCCAGGTTTGA